From Deltaproteobacteria bacterium, the proteins below share one genomic window:
- a CDS encoding aldo/keto reductase, producing MSNSSLSSATVAGTKRFFEKLKSTTQPHFSLPPAKLGRTGFLVSRIGFGGYRVHEHDPDHRESLKTAILSGVNLIDTSFNYTDGSSERMIGQTLLDMINEGSVKRDELVIVTKAGFIQGAIHAEAKKMKDRGELWNDVIELPNDIWHSISPDFLTYSITQSLERLKVDTIDVLLIHNPEVFFKASRRNIEERKLFLSRMQAAFKHLESEVARGRIKYYGVSSNGFPEPENQSTHVPLKKLFETAKLAAGGDEHHFAVVQFPFNLFEANPALFPQQEGEILLDVAKKLELGVLTNRPLNSLREGRVVRLGPFREHDPVFIKGELHAALGRAIELERDHPFKPKDAPQGLRWAHELREPLGELSDVLSWRDFALTRIYPSIRLALGRVPAEAQGWRVQYETAIAKFLDLVTADLECLANSRARLLVENIDLIEPKLQIHAEKSLSARVVSAYVGLPQIHSVLVGLRKADYVSDLRNIKSALSEAETRNLLTKMQRHKS from the coding sequence ATGTCGAACTCCTCCCTTTCCTCCGCTACGGTCGCTGGTACAAAACGCTTTTTTGAGAAACTGAAAAGTACGACTCAACCTCACTTCTCACTTCCTCCTGCGAAACTAGGTAGAACAGGTTTCTTAGTTTCAAGAATCGGCTTTGGCGGATACCGCGTTCACGAACACGACCCGGATCACCGCGAGTCTCTGAAAACCGCTATTTTGTCGGGCGTGAATCTTATCGACACGAGTTTCAACTACACCGATGGCTCGAGTGAACGAATGATCGGGCAAACACTTCTCGATATGATCAATGAGGGAAGCGTCAAGCGCGACGAACTTGTCATTGTGACAAAAGCAGGCTTCATCCAAGGCGCGATCCATGCCGAAGCAAAAAAGATGAAAGATCGCGGCGAACTTTGGAATGACGTTATCGAACTTCCAAACGATATTTGGCACTCTATTTCACCGGATTTTCTGACCTATTCGATCACTCAGTCACTGGAAAGACTGAAGGTCGATACCATCGACGTTCTATTGATTCACAATCCCGAAGTTTTCTTCAAAGCTTCTCGCCGCAACATTGAAGAGCGAAAACTTTTTCTAAGCCGCATGCAAGCTGCCTTTAAGCATCTGGAAAGCGAAGTCGCGCGCGGCCGCATCAAGTACTACGGGGTGTCCAGCAACGGCTTTCCGGAGCCAGAAAATCAATCCACCCATGTTCCATTGAAAAAGCTTTTTGAGACTGCCAAGCTAGCAGCTGGAGGCGATGAACATCACTTCGCTGTCGTGCAGTTTCCGTTCAATCTTTTTGAAGCAAACCCAGCTCTGTTTCCGCAACAAGAAGGCGAAATTCTGCTCGATGTTGCTAAAAAATTAGAATTGGGTGTGTTGACGAATCGACCACTGAATAGTCTTCGCGAAGGGCGAGTTGTGCGCTTGGGGCCATTCCGCGAACATGATCCTGTGTTTATCAAGGGTGAACTGCACGCCGCTCTCGGTCGCGCCATCGAACTCGAACGCGATCACCCATTTAAGCCCAAAGATGCCCCGCAAGGTCTTAGGTGGGCGCATGAGCTTCGCGAACCGTTAGGCGAATTGAGCGACGTCCTTTCGTGGAGAGACTTTGCATTGACTCGCATCTACCCTTCCATTCGTCTCGCGCTCGGACGCGTCCCCGCTGAGGCTCAGGGATGGAGAGTTCAATATGAAACTGCGATCGCTAAGTTTCTTGATCTAGTGACTGCCGATCTCGAATGTCTTGCAAATTCTCGTGCGCGCCTCTTAGTGGAGAACATCGATTTAATCGAGCCCAAGCTTCAGATCCATGCCGAGAAATCACTCTCTGCCCGAGTTGTGAGTGCCTATGTTGGCCTTCCTCAAATTCACTCGGTCCTCGTTGGCCTTCGCAAGGCCGATTACGTGTCTGATCTTCGCAACATCAAATCTGCACTGTCGGAAGCAGAAACCCGGAATCTGCTGACCAAAATGCAGCGCCATAAGAGCTAG
- the acs gene encoding acetate--CoA ligase gives MNSTHLDPIRVSEIENLYRLAEKDPNAYWSLIGDRLSWFKKWDNIGRNSFEKPVSVRWYEGGKLNISLNCIDRHLAGPRRDKVALIWEPDSVSEKAKSFTYRELAKEVGRFANTLKKMGVSKGDVVTIYMPMIPEAAFAMLACTRIGAIHSVVFGGFSPDSIADRCFDGHSRFIITADEGIRGGKHIPLKHNVDLAIDLLSKQAGAKEIKKVLVVRRTGTNVEMNLKRDLWYHEVAKDLPSDCPPQEMDAEDPMFLLYTSGSTNKPKGVLHTTAGYLAWASFTHELVFGLQESDIFWCTADVGWITGHSYLLYGPLANGATTVMFEGVPNFPDFSRFWSVVEKHKVTILYTAPTAIRALMREGDAPVKKHSRATLRLLGSVGEPINPEAWMWYYNVVGESRCPIVDTWWQTETGGILISPIAGATQLKPGSATRPLPGIHTRLVDEKGTEKQGASEGNLVLLNSWPGQMRTVFGDHRRFEETYFSTYPGTYFTGDGCRRDADGDHWITGRVDDVLNVAGHRLGTAEIESALVAHNSVAEAAVVGFPHDIKGQGIYCYVTLNAGIRESDALKKELIVYVRTHLSPIATPDVIQWAPGLPKTRSGKIMRRILRKIAEAVADETHGINTSPELDQSRDQILVTNLGDTSTLADPTVVHELVKGRARL, from the coding sequence ATGAATTCAACCCATCTAGATCCCATTCGAGTTTCTGAAATAGAGAATCTTTATCGACTCGCCGAAAAAGATCCCAACGCCTATTGGTCGCTAATTGGTGATCGACTTTCGTGGTTTAAAAAATGGGACAACATTGGCCGTAATTCTTTTGAAAAGCCCGTCTCAGTGCGTTGGTACGAAGGCGGGAAACTAAACATAAGTTTAAATTGTATAGATCGGCACTTAGCAGGCCCCCGTCGAGACAAGGTGGCGTTGATTTGGGAGCCGGACTCTGTTTCTGAAAAAGCGAAAAGCTTTACCTACCGCGAGCTAGCCAAAGAAGTTGGGCGTTTTGCAAATACTCTGAAAAAAATGGGCGTGAGCAAAGGCGACGTCGTAACTATCTACATGCCGATGATACCCGAGGCAGCATTTGCAATGCTCGCTTGCACAAGAATTGGTGCCATTCACTCGGTCGTCTTCGGCGGCTTTAGCCCTGATTCGATAGCGGATCGGTGCTTCGATGGTCACAGCCGGTTTATTATCACAGCCGACGAGGGCATCCGCGGCGGCAAACATATTCCGCTGAAACACAACGTCGATCTCGCCATCGACCTATTGTCGAAACAAGCCGGTGCCAAAGAAATCAAAAAAGTTCTCGTCGTAAGGCGCACCGGTACAAACGTAGAGATGAATTTAAAGCGCGATCTCTGGTACCATGAAGTCGCAAAAGATCTTCCGTCCGATTGCCCGCCCCAAGAAATGGACGCAGAGGATCCGATGTTCCTGCTTTATACCTCTGGATCGACAAATAAACCCAAAGGCGTTCTGCACACGACAGCTGGATATCTCGCCTGGGCTTCCTTCACTCACGAGTTGGTTTTCGGTCTTCAAGAGTCAGATATTTTTTGGTGCACAGCCGACGTAGGATGGATCACGGGGCATAGTTATTTGCTCTACGGACCGCTTGCAAATGGTGCTACGACAGTGATGTTCGAGGGGGTGCCAAATTTCCCTGACTTTTCTCGGTTTTGGTCCGTGGTTGAGAAACACAAGGTCACAATTCTTTACACGGCCCCAACCGCAATTCGCGCCCTTATGAGAGAGGGAGACGCACCAGTTAAAAAACATTCTCGCGCAACACTTCGACTTCTTGGAAGCGTCGGCGAACCTATAAATCCAGAAGCATGGATGTGGTACTACAACGTTGTCGGTGAAAGTCGGTGCCCGATAGTCGACACTTGGTGGCAAACAGAAACCGGCGGAATTTTAATTTCACCGATCGCCGGAGCTACACAGCTTAAGCCAGGATCTGCCACCAGACCGCTGCCTGGGATCCACACTCGCCTGGTCGACGAAAAAGGGACAGAAAAGCAAGGAGCAAGCGAGGGAAATCTTGTGCTTTTAAACTCGTGGCCTGGACAGATGCGAACCGTCTTTGGCGATCATCGAAGATTTGAGGAAACCTATTTTTCGACGTACCCAGGGACTTACTTCACTGGCGACGGCTGTCGGCGCGATGCCGACGGCGATCACTGGATCACCGGTCGGGTCGATGACGTTTTGAATGTCGCTGGCCACAGGTTGGGAACCGCTGAAATTGAAAGCGCACTCGTCGCCCACAATAGCGTTGCTGAGGCGGCTGTGGTTGGCTTCCCTCACGACATCAAGGGACAAGGAATTTACTGCTACGTTACGTTGAACGCCGGAATACGAGAAAGCGATGCGCTTAAAAAGGAACTGATTGTTTACGTTCGTACACATCTTTCTCCGATCGCAACACCGGATGTTATTCAGTGGGCGCCAGGACTTCCAAAGACACGCTCTGGAAAAATCATGCGTCGAATCCTAAGGAAAATTGCTGAAGCCGTTGCGGACGAGACGCATGGGATCAACACCAGCCCCGAACTGGATCAAAGCCGAGATCAGATTTTAGTGACCAACCTTGGCGATACCTCGACGCTTGCAGATCCCACAGTGGTTCACGAGCTAGTGAAAGGACGCGCTCGCCTTTAA
- a CDS encoding histidine--tRNA ligase — protein MLQSVKGTRDLLPQISDKFRHIEDRSAVIAGLYGFQEIQTPILEPTGLFLRTLGDTSDIVTKEMYRFTDAGGEDLVLRPEGTAGVARAFINEGLSQNVPMKLFYRGPMFRRERPQRGRYRQFNQFGVELLGVEKPQADLEVLACAYRILKDLGVMGTITLHLNTLGDQESRAKYRAVLTTYLEGFKADLSKDSQDRLLKNPLRVLDSKSPDDQKIVEGAPKLSDCLTDSAKAFFNEVQAGLKKLEIPSIVDERLVRGLDYYCHTVFEFTTTALGSQSAVLAGGRYDGLVKDLGGPQTAGVGWAFGVDRLAELLPELSDTNPMIALVPLGDEAEARAMTLSEELRSAGFKVELGYSGNMTKRLKRADKVGAKLAIILGTDELAKGAVSIKNLKTGAQSEAELANLNAVLKLKLSELYSLA, from the coding sequence ATGCTTCAATCAGTAAAAGGTACGCGGGACCTTCTCCCTCAAATTTCCGATAAATTCCGTCATATTGAGGATCGCTCCGCTGTGATTGCGGGACTTTATGGGTTTCAAGAAATTCAAACTCCGATTCTCGAACCAACGGGCCTTTTTTTACGCACGCTCGGCGATACCAGCGACATCGTCACAAAGGAAATGTATCGGTTTACCGACGCCGGCGGCGAAGATTTGGTATTGCGGCCCGAGGGCACAGCTGGAGTCGCGCGGGCGTTCATCAACGAGGGCTTAAGCCAGAATGTTCCTATGAAGCTTTTTTACCGCGGCCCGATGTTCCGCCGCGAGCGCCCACAGAGAGGCCGCTATCGCCAATTCAATCAATTTGGGGTTGAACTCTTAGGAGTTGAGAAGCCACAAGCCGATCTTGAAGTTCTCGCCTGTGCTTACCGAATCCTCAAAGATTTGGGCGTCATGGGAACGATCACGCTTCACCTCAACACCCTTGGCGACCAAGAATCGCGGGCAAAATATCGAGCCGTCTTAACGACCTACTTGGAGGGGTTTAAAGCCGACCTTTCAAAGGACTCCCAGGACCGATTGCTTAAAAACCCACTTCGAGTTCTGGATTCAAAAAGTCCTGACGACCAGAAAATCGTCGAAGGTGCGCCGAAACTTTCTGATTGCTTAACAGATTCAGCAAAAGCGTTTTTCAATGAGGTCCAAGCCGGACTTAAAAAGCTAGAAATTCCCTCGATCGTCGACGAGCGGCTCGTCCGCGGTCTTGATTACTATTGCCATACGGTTTTTGAATTCACAACCACCGCCCTTGGCTCCCAAAGTGCGGTTCTAGCTGGCGGGCGTTATGACGGTTTGGTTAAAGATCTTGGAGGACCGCAAACCGCAGGCGTCGGCTGGGCGTTTGGCGTCGATCGTTTGGCCGAGCTCCTACCCGAACTATCAGACACCAATCCCATGATTGCTCTTGTGCCGCTTGGAGACGAGGCGGAGGCGCGCGCAATGACATTGTCAGAAGAATTGCGATCGGCCGGCTTTAAAGTCGAATTGGGTTATTCAGGGAATATGACTAAGCGCCTGAAAAGAGCCGACAAAGTCGGAGCCAAGCTGGCGATTATTTTGGGCACAGACGAACTGGCAAAAGGGGCCGTTTCAATAAAGAATTTGAAAACCGGTGCGCAATCCGAGGCCGAACTCGCGAATTTGAATGCCGTTTTGAAACTTAAACTCTCGGAATTGTATAGCCTGGCCTAA
- a CDS encoding pyridoxine 5'-phosphate synthase, with the protein MTKLSVNINKLATLRNSRGKNNPDVVTWAREIETLGAHGITVHPRPDGRHIRFQDVYDLKPVVRGEFNIEGYPDAEWVRMVLEISPHQATLVPDPPEALTSNAGFDVSKSAGLLEKVVHELKSGASEIRVSVFIDPRVFSTSDAKKLKSLGADRIELYTERFAEDPSCIDEYVGAARLALDAGLGLNAGHDLTSENLPILVSAIPRLAEVSIGHALICDALRWGMGETIAKYLNALK; encoded by the coding sequence ATGACAAAACTATCGGTCAACATTAACAAACTGGCAACGCTGCGCAATTCGCGCGGTAAAAACAATCCCGATGTTGTTACCTGGGCAAGGGAAATTGAAACTCTCGGGGCGCACGGGATCACGGTGCACCCTCGGCCCGATGGACGACACATTCGATTCCAGGATGTTTACGATCTGAAACCGGTAGTCAGGGGTGAATTCAACATTGAAGGCTACCCAGATGCGGAATGGGTGCGAATGGTGTTGGAGATTAGTCCACACCAGGCGACTCTTGTTCCTGATCCACCTGAGGCGCTGACCTCCAATGCTGGCTTTGATGTCTCGAAATCAGCGGGCCTTTTAGAAAAAGTCGTTCATGAGCTAAAAAGCGGCGCTTCGGAAATACGCGTTTCTGTTTTTATTGATCCAAGAGTCTTTTCGACGTCTGACGCAAAGAAGTTAAAGTCCCTTGGCGCTGACAGAATCGAGCTTTACACCGAGCGATTTGCTGAGGATCCAAGCTGCATCGACGAGTATGTAGGAGCAGCGAGACTAGCTTTGGACGCGGGGTTAGGGCTGAACGCTGGCCATGATCTTACGAGCGAGAACCTTCCGATTCTAGTGTCGGCGATCCCGAGACTTGCCGAGGTCTCCATTGGCCACGCGCTGATTTGTGATGCACTGAGGTGGGGAATGGGTGAGACCATCGCAAAATATCTGAACGCGCTAAAGTAA
- a CDS encoding ferrous iron transport protein A, producing MVNDSRLAIESKSSAVSSLLDWVRSEAGKALLRKSRGIEAVWLQVVGLKSDDSLNSQLIGRLGDLGFHAAEPIAILGHAPLGEPLFVEIRETVLALRSEEASCVLVRALAGEKDR from the coding sequence ATGGTAAATGACTCACGTTTGGCAATTGAATCCAAAAGTTCTGCTGTTAGCAGCCTTCTCGATTGGGTTCGCTCGGAAGCAGGCAAAGCTCTGCTTCGCAAATCTCGAGGGATCGAAGCAGTATGGCTTCAGGTTGTGGGATTGAAGTCCGATGACTCCTTAAACTCGCAATTGATCGGGCGACTGGGCGATCTCGGATTTCATGCCGCGGAACCAATTGCCATTCTCGGCCATGCGCCTCTCGGAGAACCGCTGTTTGTCGAAATTCGCGAGACTGTGTTGGCGCTTCGTTCCGAGGAAGCGTCTTGCGTTTTGGTGCGAGCGTTAGCTGGGGAGAAGGACCGATGA
- the feoB gene encoding ferrous iron transport protein B, with product MSLILVGSPNSGKTTLFNRLTGLSAKTVNYPGSTVDLHKGRLIGHPSVTVVDSPGVYSLVPRSPDEAVTMRALCENNEIIVAVIDATQLSRQLALAQQLKKFGDWRRVPVLVALTMTDILRKSGESVDLDRLSAELGLQVVAVPWDERSGSEQMLVAAILAARGKSRPEEVSTDEMTEKSTDKSKDTAAIPTFDIVKDLRESQRLKNLVVIGKKNLLADVRQRTKRVDRWVLHPLWGPILFGLVMATIFTLVFWIAAPFMELFETAFRWPQELILSWSWVNPESIAARLFTDGILTGAGAVAVFVPQIFILFLGLIVLEDSGYLARAAAIVDQPLKKVGLGGRSFVPLLSGFACAVPAMLATRTINSRAERLVALFVIPLMSCSARLPVYALLLAFLFTGDPWTAGLVLTCLYLSSVVFGVIAAGVLSWLIRRSGGELAKEKSFLLLELPLYRRPRLKMVFHQAWLRTSSYVKRTGPVILLLSVLIWAGTTFPHYQTQDPVDRLEYSYAGKLGKYMTPVFEPMGGDWRTGLGLISAFAAREVFVATMAVIFHVTDEDESRMQDGLLNEMRNAKNRHGQPLFTTASVAGLFVFFVIALQCLSTFAVAVKESNSLRFAIRQLVVMNVAAYALAVVVVQVMKAIGIS from the coding sequence ATGAGTTTAATCCTTGTCGGTTCACCAAATTCGGGAAAAACCACTTTGTTTAACCGGCTTACAGGTCTGTCGGCAAAAACCGTCAACTATCCAGGATCGACGGTAGATTTACACAAAGGGCGCCTTATTGGTCATCCATCAGTCACCGTGGTTGATAGCCCAGGTGTTTATTCTCTTGTGCCACGTTCTCCCGACGAGGCGGTGACAATGCGCGCGCTTTGTGAGAACAACGAAATCATTGTCGCTGTGATTGATGCCACACAGCTTTCGCGACAGCTTGCGCTGGCGCAACAGTTAAAAAAATTTGGCGATTGGCGCCGCGTTCCCGTGCTTGTCGCACTCACCATGACCGATATTCTCCGAAAATCTGGTGAGTCGGTCGATCTAGACCGTTTATCGGCCGAGCTCGGTTTGCAAGTGGTCGCAGTCCCCTGGGATGAAAGGTCAGGGTCAGAACAGATGCTGGTCGCGGCAATCCTCGCTGCCCGCGGAAAATCGAGGCCCGAAGAGGTTTCCACGGATGAAATGACGGAAAAATCGACGGATAAATCGAAGGATACAGCGGCGATACCGACATTTGACATCGTAAAGGATCTGCGCGAATCCCAACGGCTAAAAAATCTCGTCGTCATTGGGAAGAAAAACCTCCTCGCAGACGTTCGGCAAAGGACAAAACGCGTTGACCGATGGGTGCTCCATCCGCTTTGGGGGCCGATTTTGTTCGGGCTCGTCATGGCGACGATCTTCACGTTGGTTTTTTGGATTGCGGCCCCTTTCATGGAACTATTTGAAACTGCGTTTCGATGGCCTCAAGAATTGATTCTAAGTTGGTCTTGGGTGAATCCGGAAAGTATCGCGGCGAGACTTTTTACAGATGGAATTCTCACTGGCGCCGGCGCGGTCGCTGTGTTCGTGCCGCAAATTTTTATTCTTTTTTTGGGACTTATTGTTTTGGAAGACAGCGGTTACTTGGCTCGGGCGGCCGCGATCGTTGATCAGCCTTTGAAGAAAGTCGGTCTTGGCGGAAGGTCATTTGTTCCGCTTCTTTCGGGTTTCGCTTGCGCAGTTCCGGCAATGCTTGCTACACGAACTATCAATTCTCGGGCGGAACGTCTCGTCGCACTTTTTGTGATTCCGTTAATGAGTTGCTCCGCTCGGCTTCCAGTTTACGCTCTTTTGTTGGCTTTTCTATTCACGGGCGACCCATGGACTGCGGGCCTGGTATTGACCTGTCTCTACCTATCAAGTGTTGTTTTTGGAGTGATCGCCGCAGGAGTACTTTCGTGGCTTATCCGGCGGAGCGGCGGGGAGTTGGCGAAAGAAAAATCATTTTTGTTGCTAGAGCTTCCGCTTTACCGAAGGCCTCGACTTAAAATGGTATTTCACCAGGCATGGTTGCGAACCAGTTCTTATGTGAAGCGCACGGGGCCAGTGATCCTTCTGCTGTCAGTTTTAATTTGGGCGGGAACTACCTTTCCGCATTACCAGACTCAAGATCCCGTGGATCGCCTTGAGTACAGTTATGCCGGAAAGCTAGGCAAATACATGACGCCGGTTTTTGAGCCAATGGGAGGCGACTGGCGAACCGGTTTGGGGCTGATTTCTGCATTTGCTGCTAGGGAAGTTTTCGTTGCAACTATGGCGGTGATTTTTCACGTCACAGACGAAGATGAATCGCGTATGCAAGACGGTCTTTTAAACGAAATGCGAAATGCGAAAAATCGTCATGGTCAGCCACTTTTTACAACTGCTTCAGTTGCTGGATTATTCGTCTTCTTTGTGATCGCACTTCAATGCCTGTCGACATTTGCTGTGGCCGTGAAGGAATCAAACTCTTTAAGATTTGCTATACGCCAGTTAGTCGTTATGAACGTCGCAGCTTATGCTCTCGCCGTTGTCGTCGTGCAGGTCATGAAGGCGATTGGGATTTCTTAA